In Chitinophaga oryzae, the sequence CGCTGTTGACCTGTGCGTTTACCGGGGTAGTCGTTACCGTTACCTCGCTCTGTTGCTGATGTTCTTCCATACGTTGTTTGTGTTCTTTTACGAATGCCGCGGCCTTTGCCACCATGGCATTGGCTTCTGCCGGCGTAACATAGGCCCTTGGACGGAAATTATTTCTCTCCAGCTTTACCACGCCGAATTTAATCAGCGCCTGTACCGCATTGTTGCTCTTGTCTTTGTTAACGAAAGCGGCAGCATCGCCGATATTGATCCACATCATGTTCATCGGGTACGGGCCGGTGTGCTCTATCGCTTCTTCCAGCGCGAGGGCAAACTGCTCCCGGGTCATAGGCGTATTGAAACGTTGTTTACGGTCCAGCGTGATACCGTTGTTGGCCGCAATAATCACAGACTGGGCGTAGGATGCCTTATTATCTGCATACTGGCAGTAGTCGGTGGCCTTCGGTTCTTTGATAAACCGGATGTTGTCAATGTTGAGGCCCAGCCCTTTTACAATCAGGTCTATACCCTGGCCGTAAGTGATCGCTTTGGCCGCTTTTGGCTGAGCAGCCATGTTCATGGCCGTAGCAACGGTTTCCGTAGCGGGGTAAACATTTGCAGCCAGGCTGGCGAGGGAGCTGTGAAGCGTCAGGCAAACCAACGGCAATGCAATAACAGTACGTCTGTTCATGGGAAAATTGAGTTTTTCTGGTGTCAAATGTAATTTATTTTATCTTGTATGCAATTGAACAATCATATGTCCCGACCAACAATTCTTATCATTTTTTGATAAATAATAGATTAATAGTCAAACTTTAATGGCCCACCACTTGTCTGCAGCCGGCAAAAGCAGTACAACGCACAAGGATATTTAAATGTTACTGCGCTCGTTACAGGAAACCATAATTTAATACATTCCGGACCACGGAAAAGTTTTGTCGCGGGGTGCCCCCTGATTGGCGGACTTGCCCCTGCGGGTTTCACCGAATCATTCCTGAAACACCTGCATGGTATGGGGCCTCACGGCATCGCTACCATCAAAGCGGCTTTAGCGGAGAAAGGATGGTCACTGGCGCCGGAGCAACGCTGACCATCCCTTTTGCGTTAAATATGTAACTTTACGCTGACAGCAAATGAGTTACGCATGAAGTGGCAAGCCATCACCAGAAACAGGCAAAACATCCTCTACGGCCTCTCCCTGGCCATCCTGCTATTTCTCCTGAAATGGCTGGAACTTCGTTTCCTGATCATTCATCATGCGATGGAAATATATGTCGGCATGATAGCCGTTATTTTTACGGCGCTGGGTATCTGGCTGGCGTTAAAGCTGGCCCGGCCGAAAGTGGAAACGGTGATCGTGGAAAAACCGGTACCGGTGTTACCGGCTGCCCCCTTCTCGCTGAATACCGCGGAACTGGACCGGCTCGGACTGAGCAGCCGGGAACTGGAAGTGCTTCAACTCATGGCCGATGGACTCAGCAACCAGGAGATCGCCGGCCGCCTGTTCGTTTCCCTGAACACCATCAAGACCCACGCCTCCCGCGTATTCGAAAAACTGGACGTCAAAAGAAGGACACAAGCCGTGGAAAAAGCTAAACGATTGAGTATCATACCATAATCATCATCACCCGAAAGCAGGAAAAAAGGTAAAAAGTCCAAAATCATCCTAAAGTATGAATGGAAAATGATGCCGGAACGGCATTTTTGTACTCACGACTAAATACTGACAGATGAAAAAAAATGTGCTCGTTTTCGGATTAATTTCCGGCGCCATTATCAGCCTGATGATGGTATTTTCTGTTTTCTGGTGTTATAATGACCCCGACTTTAAAGGCAATATGGTGCTGGGCTATGCCGGCATGCTGATCGCCTTCTCTTTCATTTTTATCGGTGTCAAAAACTACCGCGACAAATACAGCAACGGCGCGGTCACCTTCGGCCTGGCTTTTAAAGTAGGTTTGCTGATAGCACTGATCGCCTCCACCGCCTATGTGGTGGTATGGCTGGTCGATTACTACCTGTTTGTCCCGGATTTCATGGACAAATACAACGCCCATATGCTGAAGCAGGCCAAAGAAGCCGGCGCTGACGCCGCCACTCTCAGCAAAAAGATGGCGGAAGCGGAGAACTTCAAACAAATGTATAAAAACCCGCTTTTTGTTATACTCATCACCTATTCGGAAGTACTGCCCATCGGCATCGTGATCGCGCTCATCAGCGCCCTGATATTAAAACGCAAAAAAGGCAGGGACACCGCCACCATGATCACTCACTCCTAAAGTATATCCATATGATAATAGCCATGACCGGGGTCCACGTTGACGACCCCCTGGAAGCTTTTCGCTTTTACACAGAGATACTGGGCTTTAAAGAGAAAGTCTATATGCCGGAAGCATTTCTGGCGGTAGTGGTCTCCCCGGAAGACCCGGACGGCACCACGCTGCTGCTGGAACCATCCACCCACCCGCTGGCCAAAGCCTATCACGAAGGGCTATACGCAGCAGGCATACCCGTCATCGTATTGGGCACTGCTGATATTGCAGCAGAATACGAACGGCTGACTGCCAAAGGCGTGGTGTTCCGAAAGCCTCCAACCAAGGTTGACTGGGGTATTGAAGCCATCTTTGAAGACGGATGCGGCAATTTGATTACCCTGGGGCAGATTTCCTGACTCAATGCGGCCAGGGCACGAACCCTGGCCGCATTGTTACGCAAGGCCTTTCAGGGGCCATCAGCAATTCACCATCCATTTAATCCCGTATTTATCGGTCAGGTTGCCGTGCCAGTCACCCCAGAACTGTTTGCCGAAAGGTACGCCTACCGTGCCGCCGGCAGACAGTGCGTCAAACGCCTGCTGCGCGGTCTGCTCATCGGGGAACGTGAGCGAAAGGGATACGTCTCCGCTGTTGCCCTTTGACTCCTTGCCGGGGAAAATATCGCTGGCATAGATGGCCAGGTCGTTGAAATGCAGGCGGCTATGCAACACCTTGTCCCTATAGGCTTCCGGTGCGTTCATGTTCGGATTGTCGTAGCGGGTCCATACTTTAAAAGTGCCGCCCAGCGCTTTCGCATAGAAATTCATTGCTTCTTCACAATTGCCCCCGAAAGTGAGATAGGGAATCAATTCATATTTTTTTCCTTCCATGACATATATTTTTTACGAAGGTGATAAATGCGGCGGATTATAAATTGTACGATTTAGACAGCCGTGCCGCAAGGGCAGGCTGTATCACCTGTACAATAGTATACTGCTCTTTCAGGAAATGCCGCGGGGTGGTGCCGGAGAGCTGTTTGAATTCGCGGATGAAATGGGACTGGTCATAGAAGCCGCAGCTGTGCGCCACGGCGGTCAGTGATTCATAACGACAGCTGTACATGGCCAGGATGGCTTTATTGAACCGCCGTATCTTCAGCAGTTCGGCAGGGGTGAGTCCTGCCACCTGGCAAAAGCGGCGTTCCATCGCTTTGTAGGAAACGCCGAAAGCCTTACAGGCGCCGGCAACGGACACCTCCTCCCGTTGCAGCATCCAGGCGGTGCATTGTTGCAGAAAATGATGGGGGGCATTATCAAATTGCAGGCGGCTGAGGAGAAACCGGTCGGTGAGCTGCACCCGTTGTTCGTCTGTAGCGGCTTCATACAGCTGTTCTTCGAGCAATGTATAGTCTTTGCCCAGCACATCGGGCAGGCTCCAGAAGTCGTTGGCCAGTAAATGGGCGGGGATGCGGAACAGCGGATAGGCGCCACCCAGCCGGAAGCGCACGGAGAATACATGCTGGTGGGCGGTTTGGGAGATCCGCAGCGCATGCCGGCGGATACCGATAATATGAGAGCCTTTTACCGGCTGGCGGGAACCGTCTTTGACACGGGCATAGTTATCGCCGAAGTTAAACATCAGCTCTATGGTGCCGTCGGGAATCAGCGATTCCTCTTCCCGGAAGGGAGGCCTGTCGGCGTCGGCCTTCCAGTAACATTCAACATATGGCGCCAGTTGCGGGTGAGGTGCAAACTCCCTGTAGATCATTTACCGGAGGTTTCTCCAAAAATAATCAAACAACACAATTTATCAACGCTTTTCGAGGATGCTTCTGAAGGTGGACATCGTTTCGAACATATTGTTGCGGATAATGGGGTCCGATACCCACCGCGGTATACGGGCGCTGCGGTTCGTAGTGATCGTGTAGGTGATCTGCATGGTGTTACTGCCGGTTTCTTCCATCAGCCATTTGCCACGGGTGCCGGTGATGCGCGTTACATCGCCGGAAACAGGGAAACGGTTGTTCAGCGTACTTTCGAAACTGATTTCGCCGGAACGTTCATTCCGCATCTTCAGCCGGAACAGCAGACAGCAGTCCTGGTCGCCGAAAGGCCAGGGGATATTGTATTTGAGGTAAGTGATCCATTCGCGGCCTTCTTCCAGCGGCAGCACCTGGTAAGCTTTGGCGCGGGCATTCCATACCACGCCCTGCTGCTGGTCTGTCAGCAGCCGCGCCACTGAAGGCACATCTGACTGAACGGTGAACACCGCTTTGATCTCCCGCACACTTTCTTCGTTACCGGCCGTGATCCATCGTTCGTACAAGGAGATGGACTTATCCCGTTTTACCAGCCGGTACTCCCCTTCGGCCTGCTGATGGGCGAAACCGGCAACAGACAGGCTTAACAGCAGGCAAAGCGTGAACATGGTCCGGAAAACCCGGTCCCACAACGTAGAACTCACCCCGAATCCCAGGTCGTCGTTCTTATAGTGATGCAGGTGATGATTGCGCCAGAGCGGTTTAAGCCATTTGAACGGTGGCGCCCAGGCATGGATAGCGTAGTGCATGCTTCCGTACAACAGGTAACCGGACACAAAACCCGGGAAGAAAGCGAACGCATTGTTTTTCATCAGGAGATAAAAAATACTGAATAAGAGCGAAGAGATAATGACGCTGGGCACCGGCGGCATAAACAGCCGCTGCCGGTCGCGCGGGTATTCGTGGTGATTGCCATGCAATGTATACACTACCCGGCGGATAGCCGGTTGGTCGCTGACCCAGTGAAAGATAAACCGGTGCGCCACATATTCGAAGAGCGTCCAGCTGAACATGGCCCCGAAGTAAGTCAGTACTACGCGGAGCAGTGAATATCCCAGGGTGGCATGGCTGTAATAGAGCATATATCCGATAACGGGCAGGTACATCCCAAAAATCACCGCAGGGTGCGTTTTGGTCAGCATCTCCAGGTAACGGCTCTTAAAAAGCCTCGCCTGCCCTTTGTTATGCACTTTTTCAAATTTCATGATGTGTTTTATTGATGGACGTTACAAAAATGCGACGTCCCGGCAGCCCGGCCAGCCATTTTTTCCCGAATTGTCGGATAACCGGGTTGAATTGTCGTGGATAATTCCCGAATGCGTAAATATTTTTCCCGATTGGATGGTGCAACTTCTATTTACTGATAGAATTTTGCGCCCGGGATTGTCAACTTATCACCATATATCATCATTATAGCACAGCCATGGCCAGGAAATTATCAGCGTTATTATTAACGCTCTTTAGTCTGATAGCCGGTGTAAACGCCCAGAGCGGCACCGGAGGAATCAAAGGAAATATTGTCACCAGCGAGGGAGAACCGGCCGCTTTTGTGAGCGTACGCATCGAACAGCACAGCAGGGGCACCGTCACCGATGGTAAGGGCGACTTCGCCTTCCGCCGCCTGGAGCCCGGAACATATGTATTACAGGTATCCCTGCTGGGATACGAGCCCATGGCCGAGACGGTAACCGTAACAGCCGGCCAAACCGCCACTGTAAAGCTGCACCTGCAGGTATCCAAAACACAACTGTCGGAAGTAACCGTAGTTGGCGGCCAGAACAAGCTGGCCAACAAGGAAAGTGATTATATCGCGCGCCTGCCCATCAAAAACCTGGAAAATCCGCAGGTGTACAACGTAATAGGCAAAGAACTGATGAAAGAACAGGTGATCACCAGTTTTGACGATGCGCTGAAAAACGCGCCAGGGGTTACCCGCCTGTGGTCTTCCACCGGCCGCGGCGGCGATGGCGCGGGTTATTTCACCATGCGCGGGTTCGCGGTACAGCCTACCATGGTCAACGGTATTGCCGGCATCTCCAACGGCAGCCCCGATCCGGCCGACATTGAACGTGTAGAAACCATCAAAGGCCCCTCCGGCACCCTGTTCGGCAGCAGCCTCGTTTCTTTTGGCGGCCTGATCAACATCGTCACCAAAAAACCTTACGACGCATTCGGTGGTGAAATCAGCTACACCGGCGGCACTTACGGCCTTAACCGCGTAACGGCAGACCTCAATACCCCGCTAAACAAGGATAAATCCGTTATCCTGCGCACCAATGCAGCCTATCACTCTGAAGGCAGCTTCCAGGATGCAGGCTTTAAACGCTCCTGGTTCCTGGCTCCCAGCCTCTCCTACCGTGTCAACGACCGCCTGTCGTTTCTCGTGAACACAGAATTCTATAGCGGTGAAGGCACCAACCCCACCATGATATTCCTAAACCGTCGCCGTCAGCTGATTGCCAGAACACCGGACCAGCTGGGCATCGATTTCACCCGGTCTTTCACCAGCAACGATATTGTCATCAAAACACCGTCCGTGAACCTCTTCGGTCAGGCCAACTATAAAATATCTGACCAGTGGACCTCCCAGACGACTGTTTCCAGGAGCACCCGCCGCAGCCAGGGCTACTACTCTTACGTGATGTTCCTCGATGAGGGCGGCACACGGGACAACCCTATGCCCGCCAACGACACGCTCATCAGCCGTTACCTGGCCCGCCAGAATTCCACTACCACCGCCACCGACGTTCAGCAGAACTTCATCGGCGATTTCAAAATCGGTAGCCTGCGCAACCGCCTGGTGGCCGGACTGGACTTCCTGAGCCAATTCACCGAAAACGACAACTCACCCTATATCCGCTTCGACCTCATTAATACCGTGAATCCAAAAGACCCGCGCTACTCCCAGCTCAACAAGGCCGCCGTAGACGCCCGCCTGGCCCAGGCTACGACCGGGCAGGTAAGAAACGCCACTACCAACTATACTTACAGCGCCTACGTTTCCGACGTATTAAATATCACCGACCAGCTGATCGCCATGGCCAGCTTACGGGTTGACCACTTTGTTACCAAACCCACCAAAAACTACGTGACCGGCGAGAAAGGCAAAGATGATTTCAGCCAGACTTCCGTCTCCCCGAAGTTTGGTTTGATCTACCAGGTAGTGAAAGATAAAGTAAGCCTGTTTGCCAACTACATGAACGGGTTCAAAAATTCAGCGCCTGTCACCCAGTCACTGCCGGAGTACAGCGGCGTGCTGAAGCCGCAGCAGGCCAACCAGTTTGAAGGCGGTGTGAAACTGAATGTGCTCAATAATAAACTGAGCATGAGCGCCAGCTACTACAATATTCTCGTGACGAATATGACACGCAGCATTGACGTGGAAAAAGACGGCAACCACTATAATATTACCGTACAGGATGGTTCCCAGCGCAGCAAGGGTGTGGAAGTGGACCTGATCGCCAATCCCCTGCCGGGATTAAACATTGTGGCGGGATATGGTTATAATGACAGCAAAATGGAGAAATCCGATTCCGGCATACTCGGCCGTCGCCCTGTCAGCGCAGGCCCTGAGCATGTGGCCAACTGGTGGATCAGCTATACCGCTACCAGCGGCAAACTGCACGGCCTTGGTCTTGGATTCGGCGGTAACTACGGCAGCGAAAACCTGATCACCAATTCAAAAGCGACCGGTGTATTCACGCTGCCATCCTACACTGTATTGAATGCTGGTATTTTCTACCAGGTGAATGCCTATCGTCTTGCGCTGAAAATGGACAATATCACCGACAAGGCATATTATGGCGGATGGACGACCGTAGAGAGAATGATGCCCCGCCGCTTCTCTGCCAGCGTAGCCTTTAAATTTTAATTACGAATTACGAATTGAGGGCACCCTTTTGGAAAGGTTATTAAATAACCGCTCTGTAAGGGTGCCCTCAATTCGTAATTCGTAATTCGTAATTCGTAATTCGTAATTTGTAATTATTTCCGTGGGCCAATCTCTCCCAGATGTGTGTCTTTGAAGCCGGTCATGTATTTGAGCCCGTAGCCAAATACGCGGTCCATGCAGGAGTGGGCAAACAGGATAATGCCAGCAAACGCCAGCCATTCAAATCCCAGCAGGTGACCGGCGAGGTATACCAGCAGGGCGATCCCTTTATGGTGAAAGAAGTTGTACACTACGGCGCCCACTTTGTTGCCCGCAGCGTAACCGATCATGCTGAGGTCCGGTAGCAGCAGGCAGGCCGGGAACACCCACCAGGCATAGGATATCCGCACATTAAAAAGGAGGATGGCCATGAGGAACATAGCAACTTCTTCGAGATTCAACAATGTCTTCATATAAAATTTTCTGGCAGCAAAAGTAATTAATTAGTTTTGCTGACCTCAATTTATGAATACGACATTTCAGCATTACGGCCTCTTTGCGTTGCTGCTGGCCGGCTTTACAGCGGTCTGCGTCCGGACCGGCAAACTATCCGTTTCTGCGGCCATGGCAGCCGGTCTTACAGGGCTGCTGGTCTTTGCCGGCGCAGGCTATCCCGGCATTGCCCTGCTGGGCACATTCTTCATGCTGGGCACCCTTGCCACTTCCCACAAAAAAAACATCAAAGCAGCTATTGCTGCCGACGGGGCGCATCCCGAAAAGCAGAAGGCCGGGCAAGTATTTGCCAACGGCGGCGCCGCCGCCCTTATGGCGTTGCTGATGCTGGCCGATCCCGCCCGCAGGGAGTTATATGGACTGATGCTGGCAGGCAGCCTGGCATCCGCTACTGCCGATACCGTATCGTCTGAACTGGGCACCGTATATGGCCGCCGCTTTTTTAATGTTCTCACTTTCAGGAAAGAGCCGAAGGGACTGGATGGCGTGGTAAGCCTGGAAGGTACGCTGCTGGGGGCTGCCGGCGCAGGCGTGATCGCCGTTGTATATGCGTTGGCAGCAGGATTCGACCGGCGTATAGCCTTTATCGTAATAGCCGGGGTACTGGGCAACCTGATGGATTCTGTACTGGGGGCGGCGCTGGAGCGGAAACACTACATCGGCAATGATGCCGTCAACTTTAGCAACACGTTGTTTGCAGCGCTGGTAGCCGGCGCCTGCGGCTGGTGGTGGTAAAGAAAAAGCCCGCACAGTGGCGGGCTCGTGTCTGTTTTATAAGGTAACGATCTTTCCCGTGCGGACAGACTCGTCGCAGGCAAAAGCGATGCGCAGGCTGTTCACCGCATCCTGCACGTGGTCCGTCAGGTCTGCGTTTTCGCGGATGGCCTTCAGGAAGTAACGTTGTTCCCGGTTGCACAGCTCCTGGTGGTCCGGTTCGTCTTCCATATTGATCCAGGTATCTTCTTTCTCAAATTCTCCTTTATCGTTGAGTGCAGCATGATGCAGCCGCAGGGATTCAGTTTTCGTATGTGCTTCGATGTTATCTGAGTTGCCCGCTTTGCCGGATTCTTTTGCCACAATAGACACACAACCCTGCGGGCCGATCACGTCCTTCACGAAGAAAGCGGTTTCGCTGATCATTGGCCCCCAGCCTGCTTCGTACCAGCCTACGGAACCATCTTCAAAGCGGATCTGCAGCTGGCCGTAGTTGTAGTTACCGGCCGGGATATCGTTGGACAGCCGTGCGCCGATAGCGCTCACCTGCACCGGTTTGGAGCGGGTCATCTGGCACATCACGTCGATATAATGCACGCCGCAGTCCACGATAGGGCTCAGACTTTGCAGCAGGTTGCGGTGCACGCCCCATTTGCTGCCGGAGCTCTGCTGGTTGAGGTTCATCCGCATTACCAGCGGCTTGCCCAGCTGGTGGGCGATCTCCACGAAACGCTCCCAGGAAGGATGATGGCGCAGAATATAGCCTACCACCAGTTTTTTACCGGCCTTCCGTGCGGCAGCAGCCACTCTTTCAGCGCCAGCCACGGAGTCTGCCAGCGGTTTTTCTATAAATACATGACATCCGCTTTCCAGCGCTTTGATCGCATAACTTTCGTGCGTGTCGGGATAGGTGGAGATGCAGACAGCATCCGGACGGGTGGCGGCCAGCGCCTCTTCGTAGTTGCTGTACAGCGTGTAACCGCCGCCCAGTTTATCATTTAACACCTGCTTGCTGGAGCCGGTAGATACAATACCACATATATCAAAGCCTTCCAGGGTGTGATAAGCTACGGCATGGGAAGTGCCCATATTGCCACAGCCTACAACGAGCACCCGTAATGGTTGTACGTTTTCTGCCATGAGATAAATTTCCGGTTTAGTTTTTCATCAATCCCGGTAAGATACAGTGCAATACAGTGATTTACAAGCAGAATTTTATTGACGGGCGGAAATGTTACTTTTGCAGAAACAACAGAAGCATGGAGATTTTTCAGCAGGCATTGCGGCTAAAAGCCCGTCCCAGAGGGTTTCACCTGATTACGCACGAGGTGGTGCAGGCCTTTCCACAGATAGGCGCCTTGCAGTCCGGCATGTTGCAGGTATTTATCCAGCACACCTCCGCCGGCCTGACGATCAACGAAAATGCAGACCCTACGGTACGGGTGGATTTCGAAACGTATTTCAACAAGGCCGTTCCGGAAAACGATCCGGATTATAAGCACAATGACGAAGGGCCGGATGATATGCCTGCTCATCTGAAGTCGTCCCTGCTGGGCTGTTCCGTGATGATACCTATCCACAACGGCCGGCTGGCGCTGGGCACCTGGCAGGGCATTTACCTCTGCGAGCACCGGGATTACGGCGGTCCCCGCAACCTTGTGCTGACCGCATGGGGCAAGCCCATGTCCTGATTTAACGACACCGGTAAGCAGGCCTGGCGGCTTCGATCGCCGGAAAGAAGGAAGACATGTTATTTCCCCTGCGGGAAACGATCGCCTACCAGGTTGAGCTCAATATGATGTTCGAGATAAGCTTTTAATCCGGCTAACACCCAGCAGAAGCCGCCGGTGGAGTCCAGCGCTTTCTGTTGTACTGTCTGCACATCACCGGAGAAACCGTCATTCACTACTTCCACGAAAGTAGCGTCGTTGCCATGCGGCGTAAACGTCCACACCACGCGGGTAGCGTTCTCCGGCGCGTTCCGGTGACCACCTTTCAGGTCATAGCTGTCGTACCAGCGGATTTCGATCCGCCTGTTGGGTTCAATAGCGATGGTGT encodes:
- a CDS encoding protease complex subunit PrcB family protein is translated as MNRRTVIALPLVCLTLHSSLASLAANVYPATETVATAMNMAAQPKAAKAITYGQGIDLIVKGLGLNIDNIRFIKEPKATDYCQYADNKASYAQSVIIAANNGITLDRKQRFNTPMTREQFALALEEAIEHTGPYPMNMMWINIGDAAAFVNKDKSNNAVQALIKFGVVKLERNNFRPRAYVTPAEANAMVAKAAAFVKEHKQRMEEHQQQSEVTVTTTPVNAQVNSVVLSRGSKPNSGYQIAITGINFAEGTATVRYKLSNPEEGKMYMQVITEPKAETFVGSAYKVVLQEDK
- a CDS encoding response regulator transcription factor, which encodes MKWQAITRNRQNILYGLSLAILLFLLKWLELRFLIIHHAMEIYVGMIAVIFTALGIWLALKLARPKVETVIVEKPVPVLPAAPFSLNTAELDRLGLSSRELEVLQLMADGLSNQEIAGRLFVSLNTIKTHASRVFEKLDVKRRTQAVEKAKRLSIIP
- a CDS encoding DUF4199 domain-containing protein — encoded protein: MKKNVLVFGLISGAIISLMMVFSVFWCYNDPDFKGNMVLGYAGMLIAFSFIFIGVKNYRDKYSNGAVTFGLAFKVGLLIALIASTAYVVVWLVDYYLFVPDFMDKYNAHMLKQAKEAGADAATLSKKMAEAENFKQMYKNPLFVILITYSEVLPIGIVIALISALILKRKKGRDTATMITHS
- a CDS encoding VOC family protein codes for the protein MIIAMTGVHVDDPLEAFRFYTEILGFKEKVYMPEAFLAVVVSPEDPDGTTLLLEPSTHPLAKAYHEGLYAAGIPVIVLGTADIAAEYERLTAKGVVFRKPPTKVDWGIEAIFEDGCGNLITLGQIS
- a CDS encoding VOC family protein, encoding MEGKKYELIPYLTFGGNCEEAMNFYAKALGGTFKVWTRYDNPNMNAPEAYRDKVLHSRLHFNDLAIYASDIFPGKESKGNSGDVSLSLTFPDEQTAQQAFDALSAGGTVGVPFGKQFWGDWHGNLTDKYGIKWMVNC
- a CDS encoding helix-turn-helix domain-containing protein, encoding MIYREFAPHPQLAPYVECYWKADADRPPFREEESLIPDGTIELMFNFGDNYARVKDGSRQPVKGSHIIGIRRHALRISQTAHQHVFSVRFRLGGAYPLFRIPAHLLANDFWSLPDVLGKDYTLLEEQLYEAATDEQRVQLTDRFLLSRLQFDNAPHHFLQQCTAWMLQREEVSVAGACKAFGVSYKAMERRFCQVAGLTPAELLKIRRFNKAILAMYSCRYESLTAVAHSCGFYDQSHFIREFKQLSGTTPRHFLKEQYTIVQVIQPALAARLSKSYNL
- a CDS encoding sterol desaturase family protein; the encoded protein is MKFEKVHNKGQARLFKSRYLEMLTKTHPAVIFGMYLPVIGYMLYYSHATLGYSLLRVVLTYFGAMFSWTLFEYVAHRFIFHWVSDQPAIRRVVYTLHGNHHEYPRDRQRLFMPPVPSVIISSLLFSIFYLLMKNNAFAFFPGFVSGYLLYGSMHYAIHAWAPPFKWLKPLWRNHHLHHYKNDDLGFGVSSTLWDRVFRTMFTLCLLLSLSVAGFAHQQAEGEYRLVKRDKSISLYERWITAGNEESVREIKAVFTVQSDVPSVARLLTDQQQGVVWNARAKAYQVLPLEEGREWITYLKYNIPWPFGDQDCCLLFRLKMRNERSGEISFESTLNNRFPVSGDVTRITGTRGKWLMEETGSNTMQITYTITTNRSARIPRWVSDPIIRNNMFETMSTFRSILEKR
- a CDS encoding TonB-dependent receptor, which codes for MARKLSALLLTLFSLIAGVNAQSGTGGIKGNIVTSEGEPAAFVSVRIEQHSRGTVTDGKGDFAFRRLEPGTYVLQVSLLGYEPMAETVTVTAGQTATVKLHLQVSKTQLSEVTVVGGQNKLANKESDYIARLPIKNLENPQVYNVIGKELMKEQVITSFDDALKNAPGVTRLWSSTGRGGDGAGYFTMRGFAVQPTMVNGIAGISNGSPDPADIERVETIKGPSGTLFGSSLVSFGGLINIVTKKPYDAFGGEISYTGGTYGLNRVTADLNTPLNKDKSVILRTNAAYHSEGSFQDAGFKRSWFLAPSLSYRVNDRLSFLVNTEFYSGEGTNPTMIFLNRRRQLIARTPDQLGIDFTRSFTSNDIVIKTPSVNLFGQANYKISDQWTSQTTVSRSTRRSQGYYSYVMFLDEGGTRDNPMPANDTLISRYLARQNSTTTATDVQQNFIGDFKIGSLRNRLVAGLDFLSQFTENDNSPYIRFDLINTVNPKDPRYSQLNKAAVDARLAQATTGQVRNATTNYTYSAYVSDVLNITDQLIAMASLRVDHFVTKPTKNYVTGEKGKDDFSQTSVSPKFGLIYQVVKDKVSLFANYMNGFKNSAPVTQSLPEYSGVLKPQQANQFEGGVKLNVLNNKLSMSASYYNILVTNMTRSIDVEKDGNHYNITVQDGSQRSKGVEVDLIANPLPGLNIVAGYGYNDSKMEKSDSGILGRRPVSAGPEHVANWWISYTATSGKLHGLGLGFGGNYGSENLITNSKATGVFTLPSYTVLNAGIFYQVNAYRLALKMDNITDKAYYGGWTTVERMMPRRFSASVAFKF
- a CDS encoding DUF4260 domain-containing protein, which encodes MKTLLNLEEVAMFLMAILLFNVRISYAWWVFPACLLLPDLSMIGYAAGNKVGAVVYNFFHHKGIALLVYLAGHLLGFEWLAFAGIILFAHSCMDRVFGYGLKYMTGFKDTHLGEIGPRK
- a CDS encoding DUF92 domain-containing protein, which produces MNTTFQHYGLFALLLAGFTAVCVRTGKLSVSAAMAAGLTGLLVFAGAGYPGIALLGTFFMLGTLATSHKKNIKAAIAADGAHPEKQKAGQVFANGGAAALMALLMLADPARRELYGLMLAGSLASATADTVSSELGTVYGRRFFNVLTFRKEPKGLDGVVSLEGTLLGAAGAGVIAVVYALAAGFDRRIAFIVIAGVLGNLMDSVLGAALERKHYIGNDAVNFSNTLFAALVAGACGWWW
- a CDS encoding Gfo/Idh/MocA family protein is translated as MAENVQPLRVLVVGCGNMGTSHAVAYHTLEGFDICGIVSTGSSKQVLNDKLGGGYTLYSNYEEALAATRPDAVCISTYPDTHESYAIKALESGCHVFIEKPLADSVAGAERVAAAARKAGKKLVVGYILRHHPSWERFVEIAHQLGKPLVMRMNLNQQSSGSKWGVHRNLLQSLSPIVDCGVHYIDVMCQMTRSKPVQVSAIGARLSNDIPAGNYNYGQLQIRFEDGSVGWYEAGWGPMISETAFFVKDVIGPQGCVSIVAKESGKAGNSDNIEAHTKTESLRLHHAALNDKGEFEKEDTWINMEDEPDHQELCNREQRYFLKAIRENADLTDHVQDAVNSLRIAFACDESVRTGKIVTL
- a CDS encoding secondary thiamine-phosphate synthase enzyme YjbQ, whose product is MEIFQQALRLKARPRGFHLITHEVVQAFPQIGALQSGMLQVFIQHTSAGLTINENADPTVRVDFETYFNKAVPENDPDYKHNDEGPDDMPAHLKSSLLGCSVMIPIHNGRLALGTWQGIYLCEHRDYGGPRNLVLTAWGKPMS
- a CDS encoding SRPBCC family protein, giving the protein MANTPQPAIAQSGMLIRKPAAEVFNAFIDPAVTTRFWFTKSTGKLEVGKEVVWSWEMYNVSTAVDTIAIEPNRRIEIRWYDSYDLKGGHRNAPENATRVVWTFTPHGNDATFVEVVNDGFSGDVQTVQQKALDSTGGFCWVLAGLKAYLEHHIELNLVGDRFPQGK